A genomic region of Sarcophilus harrisii chromosome 6, mSarHar1.11, whole genome shotgun sequence contains the following coding sequences:
- the LOC116419788 gene encoding atherin-like — translation MLAMSPPAAVSHPPPPPPPRPPPPPPPPPPPPPPSVSQSRAGEPCRRRRRRRSLLTVDSPPRPATKMALGPRMRMASARPGGAAALVVSPQEASEPRARPPAASLGLCAAACVGRSRASAARATTPPPLPLPPSERPASPPPQTLQPPAGLARGTSRLRPCGGKTPSGAPSPPFSPARPVLCGAQGDMRRGCPEDLEKNPRRAAPAAHKTAAVIFNFFFG, via the coding sequence ATGTTGGCCATGTCTCCTCCCGCAGCCGTTTCGCACCCTCCGCCTCCGCCGCCGCCAcgaccgccgccgccgccgccaccgcctcCGCCGCCTCCTCCTCCCTCAGTGAGTCAGAGCCGAGCCGGGGAGCcgtgccgccgccgccgccgccgccgctctcTCCTCACAGTGGATTCACCTCCGCGCCCGGCCACCAAAATGGCGCTGGGGCCGCGCATGCGCATGGCGAGCGCCCGGCCGGGCGGCGCAGCGGCTCTCGTTGTCAGCCCCCAGGAAGCTTCGGAGCCGCGAGCCCGCCCGCCGGCCGCGAGCCTTGGCCTGTGCGCCGCCGCGTGCGTGGGCAGGTCCCGGGCTTCCGCGGCGCGCGCGACCACaccgcctcccctccccctccctccctcggAGCGTCCGGCCTCGCCCCCGCCTCAGACCCTTCAGCCGCCTGCTGGCCTTGCCCGGGGGACCTCGAGGCTGCGACCTTGCGGCGGGAAAACTCCCAGCGGAGCCCCCTCCCCGCCGTTCTCCCCGGCCCGGCCCGTACTCTGCGGGGCCCAGGGAGACATGCGGAGAGGTTGTCCGGAGGACCTAGAAAAGAACCCCCGCAGAGCAGCTCCAGCCGCCCACAAAACCGCGGCcgtcatttttaattttttttttggataa